From one Pecten maximus chromosome 8, xPecMax1.1, whole genome shotgun sequence genomic stretch:
- the LOC117332117 gene encoding sodium- and chloride-dependent glycine transporter 2-like, which yields MKETSAVNVKWTSHVEFVVALLGYSIGLPEFWRVPYLTYRNGGGPFIIAYILLMLVCGLPLYFLELALSQYSGKGPWRFWDICPLLRGIGIAIAVINAISAINTAILEAWALEYFVNSFKSVLPWTNCDNDWNTLACYREGSNKLLWNMSMYNSSVYNHSIANVTITPGTNHSVDSVDEFWLYRILRISDGINDIGAISAIFVVYLFGMRLVAAISIVKSVESMGKVLYVTALLPVALVLIIWVRALTLTGATKGIMYFLSADFRRWFFHRIHRLSQSPELFPLTTTLAILTEPFLMILEEMFPKALNNRRIPLLAAVSVGMFLVGLPYATQAGVYIFLLVDWYTGTWSVMLMCMAECIVFAWIYGTHRIDRDVRLMLNRPLPTIVRISTAFIMPVFLTRIKHLARHTLQWIPANEKAEEIYRDSERSAEFTWKQLFWFNLTGQGGIVINDCGDSVQML from the exons ATGAAGGAGACCAGTGCTGTTAATGTTAAATGGACCTCCCACGTTGAGTTTGTTGTGGCGTTACTTGGATATTCCATCGGTTTACCGGAATTCTGGAgagtaccgtatttgacctacaGGAATGGAGGGG GTCCTTTTATTATCGCCTACATCCTGTTGATGCTGGTGTGCGGGCTTCCGTTGTACTTCCTAGAACTAGCCCTGTCTCAGTACTCGGGCAAAGGACCGTGGCGATTTTGGGATATCTGTCCGTTATTGAGAG GTATTGGTATCGCCATAGCAGTCATCAACGCTATAAGTGCCATTAACACAGCCATTTTGGAAGCCTGGGCATTGGAGTATTTCGTGAACTCGTTTAAATCAGTTCTGCCGTGGACCAACTGTGACAATGACTGGAACACCCTAGCGTGTTACCGTGAAGGATCAAATAAACTTCTTTGGAACATGTCCATGTACAACAGCAGTGTATACAACCATAGCATTGCA AATGTAACAATTACACCTGGAACAAATCACTCGGTGGATTCTGTTGACGAGTTTTGGCT GTATCGGATCCTGAGAATTTCTGATGGAATTAACGACATTGGAGCTATCAGTGCTATATTTGTGGTTTACCTATTCGGGATGAGACTAGTGGCGGCAATAAGTATTGTGAAAAGTGTCGAAAGTATGGGAAAG GTGTTGTATGTTACTGCCCTGTTACCTGTGGCCCTAGTCCTAATAATCTGGGTTCGAGCCTTGACATTAACCGGTGCTACCAAAGggataatgtattttttatctgCTGACTTCAGAAG GTGGTTTTTCCATAGGATTCATCGCCTATCCCAAAGCCctgagttatttccccttaccACAACTCTG GCAATATTGACAGAACCATTTCTGATGATTCTTGAAGAAATGTTCCCCAAAGCTCTGAACAATCGAAGGATTCCACTTTTGGCTGCCGTCAGTGTTGGGATGTTTCTTGTCGGCTTACCCTATGCTACTCAG GCAGGAGTCTACATATTTCTGCTGGTTGACTGGTACACTGGAACTTGGAGCGTTATGCTGATGTGTATGGCCGAGTGTATTGTCTTTGCATGGATTTATG GCACCCACAGAATAGATCGTGACGTTCGCCTGATGCTTAACAGACCCCTTCCAACTATTGTTCGTATAAGTACAGCGTTCATTATGCCAGTTTTTCTCACG cgGATCAAACACCTCGCACGACACACACTACAGTGGATTCCAGCAAATGAGAAGGCTGAGGAAATCTACAGGGACTCTGAACGTTCAGCAGAATTTACCTGGAAACAACTGTTCTGGTTTAATCTTACAGGACAAGGAGGCATTGTTATAAATGACTGTGGGGACTCTGTCCAAATGCTGTAG